One genomic segment of Fusobacterium nucleatum includes these proteins:
- the gltS gene encoding sodium/glutamate symporter: MFEYQLNMAETVGFAIILLLLGRWIKKKVSFFEKFFIPAPVIGGTLFSIILLIGHQTETFTFTFNDDIKNLLMIAFFTTVGFSASLKILKKGGVGVALFLLAAVILVILQDIVGPVLAKALGINPLLGLAAGSIPLTGGHGTSGAFGPELEKLGATGATVVAVASATYGLIAGCLIGGPIARRLMIKNNLKPTESKEGVDNSLLGSATEVTEESLFSAVVYIGIAMGIGALINNMLAKAGIKFPVYLMGMVVAAIIRNILDFNQKQLPFTEIGIVGNISLSLFLSMALMSMKLWQLIDLAVPLIVILLAQTVLMAFFAYFITFNIMGRDYDAAVMSTGHCGFGLGATPNAMANMETFTTANGPSVKAFFIIPIVGSLFIDFINAGVIQTFASWIVKNFM; encoded by the coding sequence ATGTTTGAGTATCAATTAAATATGGCTGAAACAGTCGGATTTGCTATTATTTTATTATTATTAGGTAGATGGATAAAAAAGAAAGTTAGTTTCTTTGAAAAGTTCTTTATTCCTGCACCAGTTATTGGAGGTACATTATTTTCAATAATACTTTTAATAGGACATCAAACTGAAACATTTACATTTACTTTTAATGATGATATCAAAAACTTATTAATGATAGCATTCTTTACAACAGTTGGATTTTCAGCAAGTTTAAAAATTCTAAAAAAAGGTGGAGTTGGAGTTGCATTATTCTTATTAGCAGCAGTTATATTGGTTATTCTTCAAGATATAGTTGGACCAGTATTAGCTAAAGCATTAGGAATTAATCCATTATTAGGATTAGCAGCAGGATCTATTCCATTAACTGGAGGACATGGAACATCAGGAGCATTTGGACCTGAATTAGAAAAATTAGGAGCAACAGGAGCAACAGTTGTTGCAGTTGCATCAGCTACTTATGGTTTAATAGCAGGATGTTTAATAGGTGGACCAATAGCTAGAAGATTAATGATTAAAAATAATCTAAAACCTACTGAAAGTAAAGAAGGAGTAGATAATTCTTTATTAGGAAGTGCAACAGAAGTAACAGAAGAAAGTTTATTTTCAGCAGTTGTATATATTGGTATTGCAATGGGTATCGGAGCTTTAATAAATAATATGTTAGCAAAGGCTGGAATAAAATTTCCTGTTTATTTAATGGGTATGGTTGTTGCTGCTATAATAAGAAATATATTAGATTTTAACCAAAAACAATTACCATTTACTGAAATAGGAATTGTAGGAAATATCTCTCTATCTTTATTCTTATCTATGGCTTTAATGTCTATGAAATTATGGCAATTAATTGACTTAGCAGTTCCTCTAATTGTAATTTTATTAGCTCAAACAGTTTTAATGGCATTCTTTGCTTATTTTATAACTTTCAATATAATGGGAAGAGATTATGATGCAGCTGTTATGTCAACTGGACACTGTGGATTTGGTTTAGGAGCTACACCAAATGCTATGGCAAATATGGAAACATTTACAACTGCTAATGGACCATCAGTAAAGGCTTTCTTTATAATTCCAATAGTAGGATCATTATTTATAGACTTTATAAATGCAGGAGTAATTCAAACGTTTGCTAGTTGGATAGTTAAAAATTTTATGTAA
- the hutH gene encoding histidine ammonia-lyase, which translates to MEVFILELVLSSKNITLEDLINVTRRGYKVSISKEAYEKIDKARALVDKYVEEGKVSYGITTGFGKFAEVSISKEQTGQLQKNIVMSHSCSVGNPLPIDIARGVVLLRAINLAKGYSGARRIVIEKLIELLNKEVTPWIPEKGSVGSSGDLSPLAHMSLVLIGLGKAYYKGELLEGKDALAKAGIEPIPSLSSKEGLALTNGTQALTSTGAHVLYDAINLSKHLDIAASLTMESLHGIIDAYDPRISEVRGHLGQINTAKNMRNILAGSKNVTKQGVERVQDSYVLRCIPQIHGASKDTLEYVKKKVEIEINAVTDNPIIFVDTDEVISGGNFHGQPMALPFDFLGIALSEMANVSERRIEKMVNPAINHGLPAFLVEKGGLNSGFMIVQYSAAALVSENKVLAHPASVDSIPTSANQEDHVSMGSVAAKKSKDIFENVRKVIGMELITACQAIDLKGAKDKLSPATKVAYEEIRKIVPYVSEDRPMYIDIHAAEDIIKTNKIVENVEKAIGELEF; encoded by the coding sequence ATGGAGGTGTTTATTTTGGAATTAGTTTTAAGTAGTAAAAATATTACTTTGGAAGATCTAATCAATGTAACAAGAAGGGGGTATAAGGTAAGTATTTCTAAGGAAGCATATGAAAAAATAGATAAAGCAAGAGCTTTAGTTGATAAATATGTTGAAGAAGGAAAAGTATCTTACGGTATTACTACTGGATTTGGAAAATTTGCAGAAGTGAGTATTTCTAAAGAACAAACAGGACAATTACAAAAAAATATTGTTATGAGCCATTCTTGCAGTGTAGGGAATCCTTTACCAATAGATATTGCAAGAGGAGTTGTTCTATTAAGAGCCATAAATTTAGCAAAAGGATACTCTGGAGCTAGAAGAATAGTTATTGAAAAATTGATAGAATTACTTAATAAAGAAGTAACACCTTGGATACCAGAAAAAGGCTCAGTAGGCTCTTCTGGAGATTTATCACCACTTGCACATATGTCATTAGTTTTAATTGGACTAGGTAAAGCATATTACAAAGGTGAATTGTTAGAAGGAAAAGACGCTTTAGCAAAAGCGGGTATAGAACCAATTCCATCACTTTCATCAAAAGAAGGTTTAGCTCTAACAAATGGAACTCAAGCCTTAACTTCAACAGGAGCTCATGTTTTATATGATGCTATAAATCTATCAAAACACTTAGATATAGCTGCTTCTTTAACTATGGAAAGCTTACATGGAATCATAGATGCTTATGATCCTAGAATAAGTGAAGTAAGAGGACATTTAGGACAAATTAATACTGCAAAAAATATGAGAAATATTTTAGCAGGAAGTAAAAATGTTACTAAACAAGGAGTTGAAAGAGTCCAAGATTCTTATGTTTTAAGATGTATACCTCAAATTCATGGAGCAAGTAAAGACACATTAGAATATGTAAAGAAAAAAGTTGAAATAGAAATAAATGCTGTTACAGATAACCCTATTATATTTGTTGATACTGATGAAGTAATTTCAGGAGGAAACTTTCATGGACAACCAATGGCATTACCATTTGATTTCTTAGGAATTGCATTATCTGAAATGGCAAATGTATCAGAAAGAAGAATAGAAAAAATGGTAAATCCAGCAATTAATCACGGATTACCTGCATTTTTAGTTGAAAAAGGTGGATTAAATTCTGGATTTATGATAGTTCAATACAGTGCAGCAGCTCTTGTATCTGAAAATAAAGTTTTAGCTCATCCAGCATCTGTTGACTCAATACCAACATCTGCTAACCAAGAAGACCATGTATCTATGGGGTCTGTTGCAGCTAAAAAATCAAAAGATATATTTGAAAATGTTAGAAAAGTAATAGGTATGGAATTAATAACAGCTTGTCAAGCTATTGACTTAAAAGGTGCAAAAGATAAATTATCTCCAGCAACAAAGGTAGCTTATGAAGAAATAAGAAAAATAGTTCCTTATGTATCAGAAGATAGACCTATGTATATAGATATTCATGCAGCAGAAGATATTATAAAAACTAATAAAATAGTTGAAAATGTAGAAAAAGCAATAGGAGAATTAGAATTTTAA
- a CDS encoding urocanate hydratase: MLNNKTIYDAMTIKLTAEDIPMEIPKMDPSIRRAPKRIAKLSEHDIELALRNALRYIPEEFHEMLAPEFLKELEDRGRIYGYRFRPEGNIYGKPIDEYKGKCVEAKAVQVMIDNNLDFDIALYPYELVTYGETGQVCQNWMQYRLIKKYLENMTQDQTLVMASGHPTGLFRSNPYAPRVIITNGLMVGLFDNYEDWARGIAMGVANYGQMTAGGWMYIGPQGIVHGTYSTILNAGRLFCGVPADGDLAGKLFVTSGLGGMSGAQGKACVIAKGVAIVAEVDLSRINTRLEQGWVNVIANTPEEAFKIAEEKMTSKTPYAIAYHGNIVEILEYAIEYNKHIDLLSDQTSCHAVYDGGYCPVGTSFEERTKLLGTDRAKFRELVNEGLKRHYKAIKTLHDRGVYFFDYGNSFLKSIYDVGVTEISKNGKDDKEGFIFPSYVEDILGPELFDYGYGPFRWVCLSRKKEDLLKTDKAALELVDPNRRYQDRDNYVWIQDADKNGLVVGTQARIFYQDAMSRTRIALKFNEMVRNGEIGPVMLGRDHHDVSGTDSPFRETSNIKDGSNIMADMATQCFAGNAARGMTMIALHNGGGVGIGKSINGGFGMVLDGSKRVDEILWQAMPWDVMGGVARRAWARNPHSIETVVEYNHDNRGTDHITLPYIVSDELIKKVLKK; the protein is encoded by the coding sequence ATGTTAAATAACAAAACTATTTATGATGCAATGACAATAAAACTTACAGCAGAAGATATTCCAATGGAAATTCCTAAAATGGATCCATCAATCAGAAGAGCACCTAAAAGAATAGCAAAACTTTCTGAACATGATATTGAACTTGCATTAAGAAATGCTTTAAGATATATTCCAGAAGAATTTCATGAAATGTTGGCACCAGAATTTTTAAAAGAATTAGAAGATAGAGGGAGAATCTATGGATATAGATTTAGACCAGAAGGAAATATCTATGGAAAACCAATAGATGAATATAAAGGAAAATGTGTGGAGGCAAAAGCTGTACAAGTTATGATAGATAATAACTTAGATTTTGATATAGCATTGTATCCTTATGAACTTGTTACTTATGGAGAAACAGGGCAAGTTTGTCAAAATTGGATGCAATACAGACTTATTAAAAAATATCTTGAAAATATGACACAAGATCAAACTCTTGTTATGGCTTCAGGACATCCAACAGGGTTATTTAGATCCAATCCTTATGCTCCAAGAGTTATAATTACAAATGGACTTATGGTAGGATTATTTGATAATTATGAAGATTGGGCAAGAGGAATAGCAATGGGTGTTGCAAACTATGGGCAAATGACTGCTGGTGGTTGGATGTATATAGGACCACAAGGAATAGTACATGGAACATATTCTACAATATTAAATGCAGGAAGACTATTCTGTGGAGTACCAGCTGATGGAGATTTAGCAGGTAAATTATTCGTTACATCAGGACTTGGAGGAATGAGTGGAGCTCAAGGAAAGGCTTGTGTAATTGCTAAAGGTGTTGCAATAGTTGCAGAAGTTGACTTGTCAAGAATTAATACAAGACTTGAACAAGGTTGGGTAAATGTAATTGCAAATACGCCAGAAGAAGCATTTAAAATTGCAGAAGAAAAAATGACTTCAAAAACTCCTTATGCAATAGCATATCATGGAAATATAGTTGAAATATTGGAATATGCAATAGAATATAATAAACATATAGATTTATTATCTGACCAAACATCTTGTCATGCTGTTTATGATGGAGGATATTGTCCAGTAGGAACTTCATTTGAAGAAAGAACTAAGTTACTAGGAACAGATAGAGCTAAATTTAGAGAATTAGTAAATGAAGGGCTAAAAAGACACTATAAAGCAATAAAAACTTTACATGATAGAGGAGTTTATTTCTTTGACTATGGAAACAGTTTCTTAAAATCTATTTATGATGTTGGAGTAACTGAAATTTCTAAAAATGGTAAAGATGATAAAGAAGGATTTATATTCCCTTCTTATGTTGAAGATATATTAGGACCAGAATTATTTGACTATGGATATGGACCATTTAGATGGGTATGTCTATCAAGAAAGAAAGAAGATTTATTAAAAACAGATAAAGCTGCACTAGAACTTGTTGATCCTAATAGAAGATATCAAGATAGAGATAACTATGTATGGATACAAGATGCTGATAAAAATGGACTTGTTGTCGGAACACAAGCAAGAATATTCTATCAAGATGCTATGAGTAGAACTAGAATAGCTCTTAAGTTTAACGAAATGGTTAGAAATGGAGAAATTGGACCAGTTATGTTAGGTAGAGATCACCACGATGTATCTGGAACAGATTCACCTTTCAGAGAAACTTCTAACATTAAAGACGGAAGTAACATAATGGCAGATATGGCAACTCAATGTTTTGCTGGAAATGCTGCAAGAGGAATGACTATGATAGCTCTTCATAATGGTGGAGGAGTTGGAATAGGAAAATCTATTAATGGTGGATTTGGAATGGTCCTTGATGGAAGTAAGAGAGTAGATGAAATCTTATGGCAAGCTATGCCTTGGGATGTAATGGGTGGAGTTGCAAGAAGAGCTTGGGCAAGAAATCCACATTCTATTGAAACAGTTGTTGAATACAATCATGATAATAGAGGAACTGACCATATTACATTACCTTACATAGTAAGTGATGAATTGATTAAAAAAGTTTTAAAAAAATAA
- a CDS encoding DUF4132 domain-containing protein — translation MLNFYGVKFTSQVNDFISKIKIESKSLDRDNQRFIEDIFTKKNYHGYGHIFQETMINKFAKRENVKFEDIFPQNIYPALRLLMGEKYLENFIQIGKKFPKYPFSMGYGRRMVRSQNYRNYIDKIFSVLGTFVEYNFFNVTAKDIITGNYEFKGIEGWDLKNLISSLENKYIIANEIDNGNKEIIDYINEALTSGSSKNINYETLSAVFVSENKALLEMAGKLLLAAQRQEGLRQQICETIDGGTQENFEYMFKIIYDNDLIRFSSVKRALGTWTGLLSPNYDNPETVGKKELELINKLIDKPKYADELLKSDDNVEVYLALWYKASKEIKTAIESMEELLKVTKIHTKLLVSYNLDIFQDRVYQRKIAKDLIKEYSKKDDNDFLKIVACYLEYLGYNYYGSNSIKNNRDFFDDVDEAKEFFEIFKKVLVLIDGKDKGFEPIIFPWVNKYISRYSIAAILFTIAASYPELNLKNEIIPYFKAVDPYSRGGYLKLLFNKPENENEELLIVKMLGESSVTDTSNKLIRNNNLTTKYTKEIEDTLRLKTADVRRNAINLILSLGTPQILKSAENLVQAKSENKRLGGLDILTRIKDKQEFAKEKIEKIVAIIKEPTDPEKILIEGLVGKSKTVEVSEIYDINYKPSFPYEVKNVKKLSKKIAKNKDGKYTLESIIDAKSIFTKTSDELYELAKKLDALISKYEDYEYISGYTGEKALLRNGFYPVVKRRNYYYSPNEKLDEYPLADTWREFYKNEIKDFSTLYQLYLLTQSYGNLDKFTSVVNEVLGTSPTTIIRNIANHFKTASNKTYDGNVMGRIIKLLYSEYKEENKEYIFEASKAVIIELLNRKADDLVTKVSKSYRYYDKKIEYNTIFLYNNYSIPKIAFNYLSEYHNEKTFIENLILKLAIEKKLSAYKHGENFYFLLDMANAIDLKLAEKDWFLREFLSENIEYLQDNIRTMYNLMGVKNPYNSYDYDDYDDYDDYDNNEKTRNSWNYEKAIKILEKYGMEVVYYLVDNELKRGDTKTKYSEVITAINKIEGVDYLIKILQALGKEKLVRSGYWYGDATSKKEVLSHLLKVCYPSEKDTLKTFKDKIKKTDIIEERLVEVAMYASQWIEFIDKFLKWKGFTSGCYYFQAHMSDVPRDKEGMIAKYSPISIEDFEAGAFDIDWFKDAYKQLGKTHFDVLYDSAKYITDGTKHSRARKFADAVLGKMKVKEVEKEIIAKRNKDLVASYSLIPLAKNKIKDAVNRYKFIQKFLKESKQFGAQRRASEAKAVEVSLENLSRNMGYSDVIRLTWAMETEMIAEIEKYFKPKKIQDYTINIEIDELGQSSIICEKDGKVLKSLPTKLKKDKYIEEIKAVHKGLKDQYSRSRKMLEQSMEDGVKFYGYELKTLSTNPVVAPLIKNLVFKLDNLLGYYEDNKLIGFDKKAKKVTLIDEIDKDELLTIAHPFDLFNSKQWALYQQDILEKQIKQPFKQVFRELYIKIKDELKMDKSRRYAGHQIQPTKTVALLKTRRWVVDDYDGLQKVYYKENIIAKMYTMTDWFSPAEVEAPTIEDIVFYDRKTFEPLRINDVPDLVFSEVMRDIDLVVSVAHVGDVYPEASQSTIEMRRAIVEFNTKLFKLKNVSFTESHALIKGARAEYSIHLGSGIIHQKTGTVINVLPIHSQHRGRIFLPFIDEDPKTAEIMAKVLLFAQDEKIKDIFILEQIN, via the coding sequence ATGTTAAATTTTTATGGTGTTAAATTTACATCACAAGTCAATGATTTTATAAGTAAAATAAAAATTGAATCAAAAAGTTTAGATAGGGATAATCAAAGATTTATTGAAGATATTTTTACAAAGAAAAATTATCATGGCTATGGACATATTTTTCAAGAAACTATGATTAATAAATTTGCCAAAAGGGAAAATGTAAAATTTGAAGATATTTTCCCACAAAATATATATCCAGCGTTAAGATTACTTATGGGAGAAAAATATTTAGAAAACTTTATTCAAATTGGTAAAAAATTCCCAAAATATCCTTTCTCTATGGGTTATGGAAGAAGAATGGTTAGAAGTCAAAACTATCGTAATTATATAGATAAAATATTTTCTGTACTTGGTACTTTTGTAGAATACAATTTTTTTAATGTTACAGCCAAAGATATAATAACTGGAAATTATGAATTTAAAGGTATTGAAGGCTGGGATTTAAAGAATTTAATTTCTTCATTGGAAAATAAATATATTATTGCCAATGAAATTGATAATGGTAATAAAGAAATTATAGATTATATAAATGAAGCTTTAACAAGTGGTTCATCTAAAAATATAAATTATGAAACTTTGTCAGCAGTTTTTGTTTCTGAAAATAAAGCCTTATTAGAAATGGCAGGAAAGCTACTTCTTGCTGCACAAAGACAAGAAGGACTTCGTCAACAAATATGTGAAACTATTGATGGAGGAACACAAGAAAATTTTGAATACATGTTTAAAATTATTTATGATAATGATTTAATCCGTTTTTCTTCTGTTAAAAGAGCCTTAGGAACTTGGACAGGTTTACTAAGTCCAAACTATGATAATCCAGAAACAGTAGGTAAAAAAGAATTAGAACTTATTAATAAACTAATTGATAAGCCTAAATATGCAGATGAACTTTTAAAAAGTGATGATAATGTTGAAGTCTATCTTGCACTTTGGTATAAGGCATCAAAGGAGATAAAGACTGCTATTGAAAGTATGGAAGAGCTTTTAAAAGTTACTAAAATACATACAAAATTATTAGTTTCATATAATTTAGATATTTTTCAAGATAGAGTTTATCAAAGAAAAATTGCTAAAGACCTTATTAAAGAATACTCAAAAAAAGATGATAATGATTTCTTAAAAATAGTTGCTTGTTATTTAGAATATTTAGGTTATAATTACTATGGTTCAAATAGTATAAAAAATAATAGAGATTTTTTTGATGATGTAGATGAAGCAAAAGAATTTTTTGAAATTTTTAAAAAAGTTTTAGTATTGATAGATGGCAAAGATAAAGGATTTGAACCTATTATTTTTCCTTGGGTAAATAAATATATATCTAGATATAGTATTGCAGCCATTCTATTTACAATAGCTGCTTCGTACCCAGAATTAAATTTAAAAAATGAAATAATTCCTTATTTCAAAGCTGTTGACCCTTATTCTCGTGGTGGCTATTTAAAATTATTATTTAATAAACCAGAAAATGAAAATGAAGAATTACTTATTGTTAAAATGTTAGGTGAATCTAGTGTTACAGATACTTCAAATAAACTAATAAGGAATAATAATTTAACTACTAAATACACCAAAGAAATTGAGGATACCCTTAGATTAAAAACTGCTGATGTTAGAAGGAATGCAATTAATTTGATTTTAAGTCTTGGCACTCCTCAAATATTGAAATCAGCTGAAAATTTAGTTCAAGCTAAGAGCGAAAATAAAAGATTGGGTGGCTTAGATATCTTAACTAGAATAAAAGATAAACAAGAATTTGCTAAGGAAAAAATAGAAAAAATTGTTGCTATTATAAAAGAACCAACAGACCCAGAAAAAATACTTATTGAAGGCTTAGTAGGAAAAAGTAAAACTGTTGAAGTTTCTGAAATATATGATATAAATTATAAACCTAGTTTTCCTTATGAAGTTAAAAATGTTAAGAAACTTTCTAAAAAGATAGCCAAAAATAAAGATGGAAAATATACTCTTGAAAGCATTATAGATGCTAAAAGTATCTTCACTAAAACTTCTGATGAGCTTTATGAATTAGCTAAGAAACTAGATGCTTTAATTAGTAAATATGAAGATTATGAATATATTAGTGGTTATACTGGAGAAAAAGCTTTATTAAGAAATGGTTTTTACCCAGTAGTAAAAAGGCGAAATTATTATTACAGTCCAAATGAAAAATTAGATGAATATCCTTTGGCAGATACTTGGAGAGAATTCTATAAAAACGAGATAAAAGATTTCTCTACACTTTATCAATTATATCTTCTTACTCAATCTTATGGGAACCTTGATAAATTTACAAGTGTAGTCAATGAAGTTTTGGGTACATCACCTACAACTATTATTAGAAATATTGCTAATCATTTTAAAACGGCATCTAATAAAACTTATGATGGAAATGTAATGGGAAGAATAATAAAACTATTATACTCAGAATATAAAGAAGAAAATAAAGAATATATATTTGAAGCCTCAAAAGCTGTTATTATAGAACTTCTTAATAGAAAAGCTGATGATTTAGTAACAAAAGTTTCAAAATCTTATCGTTACTACGATAAAAAAATAGAATACAATACTATTTTTCTCTATAATAATTACAGTATTCCAAAGATTGCTTTTAATTATTTATCTGAATACCATAATGAAAAAACATTTATAGAAAATCTAATTTTAAAACTTGCTATTGAAAAGAAATTAAGTGCTTATAAACATGGTGAAAATTTCTATTTCTTACTTGATATGGCAAATGCTATTGACCTTAAATTAGCAGAAAAAGATTGGTTTTTAAGAGAATTTTTATCTGAAAATATTGAATATTTACAAGATAATATCAGAACTATGTATAATCTTATGGGAGTTAAAAATCCTTATAATAGTTATGACTATGATGACTATGATGACTATGATGACTATGATAATAATGAAAAAACGAGAAATTCTTGGAATTATGAAAAAGCTATTAAGATATTAGAAAAATATGGAATGGAAGTTGTTTACTATCTTGTTGATAACGAATTAAAAAGAGGAGATACCAAGACTAAATACTCTGAGGTAATTACTGCTATTAATAAAATAGAGGGAGTAGATTATTTAATTAAGATTTTACAAGCACTTGGAAAAGAAAAATTAGTTAGAAGTGGTTATTGGTATGGAGATGCTACAAGTAAAAAAGAAGTTTTAAGCCATCTATTAAAAGTATGTTATCCAAGTGAAAAAGATACTTTAAAGACTTTTAAAGATAAAATTAAGAAAACAGATATTATAGAAGAACGATTAGTTGAAGTAGCAATGTATGCTTCTCAATGGATAGAATTTATTGATAAATTCTTAAAATGGAAAGGCTTTACAAGTGGATGTTATTATTTCCAAGCACATATGAGTGATGTTCCTAGAGATAAAGAGGGAATGATTGCTAAATATTCTCCTATTTCTATTGAAGATTTTGAGGCAGGTGCTTTTGATATTGATTGGTTTAAAGATGCTTATAAACAGTTAGGCAAGACACATTTTGATGTATTATATGATAGTGCTAAATACATAACTGATGGTACTAAACACTCTCGTGCTAGAAAATTTGCTGATGCTGTTTTAGGTAAAATGAAAGTTAAAGAAGTTGAAAAAGAAATTATAGCTAAAAGAAATAAAGACTTAGTTGCAAGTTATTCTTTGATACCACTAGCTAAAAATAAAATTAAAGATGCAGTTAACCGTTATAAATTTATACAAAAATTCTTAAAAGAAAGTAAACAATTTGGTGCACAAAGAAGAGCTAGTGAAGCTAAGGCAGTTGAAGTATCACTAGAAAATTTATCTCGTAATATGGGTTATTCTGATGTAATTCGTTTAACTTGGGCTATGGAAACTGAAATGATAGCTGAAATTGAAAAATATTTTAAACCTAAAAAAATTCAAGACTATACAATTAATATAGAAATTGATGAGTTAGGACAAAGTTCTATAATTTGTGAAAAAGATGGAAAAGTTTTAAAATCTTTACCAACTAAATTAAAAAAAGATAAATACATTGAAGAAATAAAAGCAGTACATAAAGGCTTAAAAGATCAGTATAGTCGTTCAAGAAAAATGTTAGAGCAATCTATGGAAGATGGGGTAAAATTCTATGGTTATGAGCTAAAAACACTATCAACTAATCCTGTTGTAGCACCTTTAATAAAGAATTTAGTATTTAAATTAGATAATCTTTTAGGATATTATGAAGATAATAAACTTATTGGTTTTGATAAAAAAGCTAAAAAGGTAACCTTAATTGATGAGATTGATAAAGATGAGCTACTAACAATAGCACATCCATTTGATTTATTTAATAGTAAGCAATGGGCTTTATATCAACAAGATATTTTAGAAAAACAAATAAAGCAACCATTTAAGCAAGTTTTCCGTGAGTTATATATTAAAATCAAGGATGAACTTAAAATGGATAAATCAAGAAGGTATGCAGGTCATCAAATTCAACCTACTAAAACAGTTGCACTACTTAAAACTAGAAGATGGGTAGTTGATGATTATGATGGACTACAAAAAGTTTATTATAAAGAAAATATAATAGCTAAAATGTATACAATGACAGATTGGTTTTCTCCTGCTGAGGTTGAAGCCCCTACAATAGAAGATATAGTTTTCTATGATAGAAAAACTTTTGAGCCTTTGAGAATAAACGATGTTCCTGACTTAGTTTTTTCAGAAGTTATGAGAGATATTGATTTAGTTGTGAGTGTTGCTCATGTAGGAGATGTATATCCTGAGGCAAGTCAATCAACTATTGAAATGCGTAGAGCTATTGTTGAATTTAACACTAAATTATTTAAATTAAAGAATGTAAGCTTTACTGAAAGTCATGCTTTAATAAAAGGGGCAAGAGCAGAATATTCAATTCATCTAGGAAGTGGAATAATACATCAAAAAACAGGGACAGTTATAAATGTTTTACCTATACATTCTCAACATAGAGGAAGAATATTTCTACCATTTATAGATGAAGATCCTAAAACTGCTGAAATAATGGCTAAGGTCTTATTGTTTGCACAGGATGAAAAAATAAAAGATATATTTATATTAGAACAAATAAATTAG